One stretch of Flavobacterium sp. 9 DNA includes these proteins:
- a CDS encoding flavin reductase family protein, producing the protein MISIDPKEVTTAKLHGYLQSAVGPRPIAFASTISTKGIPNLSPFSFFNVFSANPPILVFSPARRVRDNTIKHTLINAEATREVVINVVNYDLVQQTSLASTEYAEGVNEFIKAGLTQIPSDLVKPYRVKESPVQFECKITQIIPLGTEGGAGNLILCEVVKMHIHEAILDENGAIDQHKIDLVSRLGSNWYSRSNQGLFEVPKPLTTLGVGVDVIPNYIKESPVFDGNDLGKLGNIEALPTTEEVSIFVKENFSVKGVLSSDDQEKVHLEAKKYLNKDDISSAWKVLLAKK; encoded by the coding sequence ATGATTAGCATCGATCCAAAAGAAGTTACAACGGCAAAATTGCATGGTTATTTACAAAGTGCTGTCGGACCCAGACCAATTGCATTTGCAAGTACGATTAGTACAAAAGGAATCCCGAATTTGTCGCCATTTAGTTTCTTTAATGTGTTTAGTGCCAATCCTCCAATTTTAGTTTTTTCTCCGGCACGTCGTGTACGCGATAATACTATAAAACACACTTTGATTAATGCCGAAGCAACCCGCGAGGTAGTAATTAATGTAGTTAATTATGATTTGGTACAACAAACATCATTAGCCAGTACTGAATATGCTGAAGGTGTAAATGAATTTATAAAAGCAGGATTAACCCAAATACCGTCAGATTTGGTAAAACCATATCGGGTAAAAGAGTCTCCGGTGCAGTTTGAATGCAAAATCACGCAGATAATTCCGTTAGGAACAGAAGGCGGAGCAGGAAATTTGATTCTATGTGAAGTGGTTAAAATGCATATTCATGAAGCTATTTTAGATGAAAACGGAGCAATCGATCAGCATAAAATAGATTTGGTTTCAAGATTGGGAAGTAATTGGTATTCAAGGTCAAATCAAGGACTTTTTGAAGTGCCAAAACCGCTTACAACTTTAGGAGTAGGCGTAGACGTGATTCCTAATTATATCAAGGAAAGTCCCGTATTTGATGGAAATGATCTTGGAAAATTAGGCAATATAGAAGCCTTGCCTACGACGGAAGAAGTTAGTATATTTGTGAAGGAAAATTTTTCTGTGAAAGGAGTTCTAAGCTCGGATGATCAGGAAAAAGTACATTTAGAAGCCAAAAAATACCTGAATAAAGATGATATTTCATCTGCATGGAAAGTGCTTTTAGCAAAGAAATAA
- the greA gene encoding transcription elongation factor GreA: protein MSKVSYYTAEGLKKLKDELEHLKSVMRPKASQDIAEARDKGDLSENAEYDAAKEAQGLLEMRISKLEEVYSNARLIDESQLDVSKALVLSNVKIKNQGNGMEMKYTLVAESEADLKTGKISVTSPIGKGLLGKSVGEVAEITVPNGVLKFEILEITRD from the coding sequence ATGAGTAAAGTATCTTATTATACCGCAGAAGGATTAAAAAAGTTGAAAGATGAGTTGGAGCATTTAAAAAGTGTAATGCGTCCTAAGGCATCTCAAGATATAGCAGAAGCAAGAGACAAAGGTGATTTATCTGAAAACGCCGAGTATGATGCAGCAAAAGAAGCACAAGGATTGCTGGAAATGAGAATTTCTAAATTGGAGGAAGTATATTCTAATGCAAGATTAATTGACGAATCACAATTAGATGTTTCAAAAGCATTGGTTCTTTCTAATGTAAAAATTAAGAATCAAGGCAACGGAATGGAAATGAAATATACGCTTGTTGCTGAAAGTGAAGCGGACCTGAAAACTGGCAAAATCTCAGTAACTTCTCCTATTGGAAAAGGCTTACTTGGAAAATCAGTTGGTGAAGTTGCAGAAATCACTGTGCCAAATGGAGTTTTGAAATTCGAAATATTAGAAATTACAAGAGACTAA
- the aat gene encoding leucyl/phenylalanyl-tRNA--protein transferase encodes MHYIFEELFFPPVSEADEEGILAVGGDLNPERLELAYKSGIFPWFNEGEPILWWAPDPRMVLFLDELIISKSMRNVLNRNQFKVTLNASFKDVILNCQKIEREGQNGTWISDEMIDAYCKLNEKGIAKSIEVWQDEVLVGGLYGIDLGHVFCGESMFSKVSNASKVAFIALVNYLEKKNYKLLDCQVYNSHLESLGCREIDRDEFMSILKSK; translated from the coding sequence ATGCATTATATATTTGAAGAACTATTTTTCCCTCCGGTTTCAGAAGCTGACGAAGAAGGAATTCTGGCAGTTGGCGGCGATTTAAATCCGGAGAGATTAGAGTTGGCTTACAAAAGCGGAATTTTTCCTTGGTTTAATGAAGGCGAACCTATACTTTGGTGGGCGCCGGATCCCAGAATGGTTTTGTTTTTGGATGAATTAATTATCTCCAAAAGCATGAGAAATGTATTGAATAGAAATCAGTTTAAAGTTACTCTTAATGCAAGTTTTAAAGACGTGATTTTGAATTGCCAAAAAATAGAACGCGAAGGTCAAAACGGAACATGGATTTCAGATGAAATGATTGATGCTTATTGCAAATTGAACGAAAAAGGAATTGCAAAATCTATTGAGGTTTGGCAAGATGAGGTTCTAGTTGGAGGTTTGTACGGTATTGATTTAGGACACGTTTTTTGTGGTGAAAGTATGTTTTCAAAAGTATCAAATGCATCAAAAGTGGCTTTTATAGCTTTGGTTAATTATTTAGAAAAAAAGAATTACAAACTTTTAGATTGTCAGGTTTATAATTCGCATTTAGAGAGTTTAGGCTGTCGCGAAATTGATCGTGATGAATTTATGTCTATTTTAAAAAGTAAATAA
- a CDS encoding thiamine phosphate synthase, producing the protein MYNKLQYISQGKTIEEQLYNIHQALDAGCDWVQMRFKDQTAKDTFALAEAVKFLCEEYLTNFIVNDNLYLAQQIAADGVHLGLTDMNIAEARAILGNTKIIGGTANTFEDIENHVKNGCDYIGLGPFRFTATKEKLSPILGLSGYFEILQKMKKNKISIPVYAIGGINLKDINPLMETGIHGIAVSGMITESDEKKKLIQQLNEKLYANVIV; encoded by the coding sequence ATGTACAATAAATTGCAATATATCTCACAGGGAAAAACAATCGAAGAACAATTGTATAATATTCATCAGGCTCTCGATGCCGGATGTGATTGGGTGCAAATGCGTTTCAAAGATCAAACTGCCAAAGACACTTTTGCTTTAGCGGAAGCGGTAAAATTTTTATGCGAAGAATATCTAACCAATTTTATCGTAAACGACAATCTCTATCTCGCGCAACAAATTGCAGCAGACGGAGTTCATTTAGGCTTAACCGATATGAATATTGCCGAAGCCAGAGCAATTCTGGGAAACACAAAAATCATTGGAGGAACCGCAAATACTTTTGAAGATATTGAAAATCACGTAAAAAATGGCTGTGATTATATTGGTTTAGGTCCTTTTAGATTTACTGCCACAAAAGAAAAATTAAGTCCGATTTTAGGCTTATCCGGTTATTTTGAGATTCTTCAAAAAATGAAAAAAAATAAAATTTCAATTCCGGTTTATGCCATTGGCGGAATCAATTTAAAAGATATAAATCCGTTAATGGAAACTGGAATCCACGGAATTGCCGTTTCCGGAATGATCACGGAAAGCGACGAAAAGAAAAAATTAATTCAACAATTAAACGAAAAGTTATATGCAAACGTCATTGTTTAA
- a CDS encoding MOSC domain-containing protein → MSAIHVVKEIYIYPIKSLAGISCKNALAEEMGFENDRRWMLIDADNQMITQREHRIMSQFYPQISDGKISITFQDQKHEFSIDEHLENSIKVNVWDDKSEVIEVNPATSKWFSERLGFECKLVKIIKSGDRKHESSRLKETFNVSLADGYPYLMIGSQSLDFLNEKLTDKITVLRFRPNIVISSQNPHEEDDFDTFKIGEVDFKNIKPCGRCIMVNNDPDNGKLKKEPLKTLSKYRVVNNSVLFGTNIVSLNSGIINVGDELVF, encoded by the coding sequence ATGAGTGCAATTCATGTTGTAAAAGAAATCTATATCTATCCGATAAAAAGCTTAGCCGGAATTAGTTGTAAAAATGCTTTGGCTGAAGAAATGGGATTCGAAAATGATCGCAGATGGATGTTAATCGATGCAGATAATCAAATGATAACGCAGCGAGAACATCGTATTATGAGTCAGTTTTATCCGCAGATTTCAGATGGAAAAATCAGTATTACTTTTCAGGATCAAAAACATGAATTCTCTATTGATGAACATTTAGAAAATTCGATAAAAGTTAACGTTTGGGATGATAAAAGTGAAGTAATAGAAGTGAATCCTGCAACTTCTAAATGGTTCAGCGAACGTTTAGGATTTGAATGTAAATTGGTAAAAATAATCAAAAGTGGAGATCGTAAACATGAAAGTTCAAGATTAAAAGAAACTTTCAATGTAAGTCTGGCCGATGGTTATCCGTATTTAATGATAGGAAGTCAAAGTTTAGATTTTCTAAATGAAAAACTAACAGATAAAATCACCGTTTTGAGATTTCGTCCAAATATTGTCATAAGCAGTCAAAATCCTCATGAAGAAGATGATTTTGATACTTTTAAAATAGGAGAAGTTGATTTTAAAAACATAAAACCTTGCGGAAGATGTATCATGGTAAATAATGATCCGGACAATGGTAAATTAAAAAAAGAACCTCTAAAAACCTTAAGTAAATATCGAGTAGTAAATAATTCTGTTTTATTCGGAACTAATATTGTGAGCTTAAATTCAGGGATTATTAACGTTGGAGATGAACTTGTTTTCTAG
- a CDS encoding thiazole synthase has translation MQTSLFNIGDKTFKSRLFLGTGKFGSNLEMEEAILASESELVTVALKRIDLETETDVILSHLKHPNINLLPNTSGARNAKEAVFAAQLAREALETNWIKLEIHPDPKYLMPDPIETLKATEELAKLGFFVLPYIHADPVLCKHLESAGTTAVMPLGSPIGSNKGLKTIDFLEIIIEQSNVPVIVDAGIGAPSDAAKAMEIGADAVLVNTAIAVAGNPKLMAEAFKEAVIAGRKAFEAKIANQHNFAVASSPLTSFLYEI, from the coding sequence ATGCAAACGTCATTGTTTAACATTGGAGATAAAACCTTTAAATCTCGTTTGTTTTTAGGAACGGGAAAATTTGGTTCAAACCTTGAAATGGAAGAAGCTATTCTGGCTTCTGAAAGCGAATTGGTTACCGTTGCCTTAAAACGTATCGATCTCGAAACAGAAACGGATGTTATTTTATCACATTTAAAACATCCAAATATCAACTTATTACCTAATACTTCGGGTGCCCGAAATGCCAAAGAAGCTGTTTTCGCGGCTCAATTAGCACGTGAAGCCTTAGAAACAAATTGGATAAAATTAGAGATTCATCCTGATCCAAAATACTTAATGCCGGATCCAATCGAAACTTTAAAAGCAACCGAAGAACTTGCTAAACTTGGTTTCTTCGTTTTGCCTTATATTCATGCAGATCCAGTTTTATGCAAGCATTTAGAAAGCGCAGGAACAACGGCCGTTATGCCTTTAGGTTCACCAATTGGCAGTAATAAAGGTCTTAAAACAATAGATTTCTTAGAGATTATTATTGAACAAAGCAATGTTCCTGTAATTGTAGATGCCGGAATTGGCGCTCCTTCTGACGCGGCAAAAGCAATGGAAATTGGTGCCGATGCTGTTTTAGTAAATACCGCAATTGCTGTGGCCGGAAATCCAAAATTAATGGCTGAGGCGTTTAAAGAAGCTGTTATTGCAGGCCGAAAAGCATTCGAAGCAAAAATTGCAAACCAACACAATTTTGCTGTAGCTTCTAGTCCTTTGACATCTTTTCTTTATGAGATTTAA
- the thiH gene encoding 2-iminoacetate synthase ThiH, translated as MKTFKSVFEQYNWDSIQSKIYQTSSKDVERSLSKTKRNLDDFLILISPVAQNYLEQMAQQCHEITKKRFGKTIQMYAPLYLSNECQNICTYCGFSLDNKIKRKTLSDTEIKLEVEALKNTGFDHVLLVTGEANYTVNINYFLNAIALIRKQFSIISVEVQPLSTEDYERLHEAGVYSVLVYQETYHQEVYKKYHTKGKKSNFDYRLETPDRIGTAGIHKIGLGVLLGLEDWRTDSFFNALHLDYLQKKYWQTKYSVSFPRLRPAEGIIEPNFIMDDKDLTQLICAYRLWNEDLEISISTRENEKFRNNIIPIGVTSMSAGSKTNPGGYVVDPQSLEQFEISDERSAKEIAEIIKNSGYEPVWKDWDKIYSHKEESLKV; from the coding sequence ATGAAAACATTTAAATCAGTTTTTGAACAATATAACTGGGATTCCATTCAATCTAAAATATACCAAACATCATCAAAAGATGTTGAACGCTCTTTGTCTAAAACCAAACGAAATCTTGATGACTTTTTGATTTTGATTTCTCCTGTTGCACAAAATTACTTGGAACAAATGGCGCAACAATGCCATGAAATCACCAAAAAACGTTTTGGAAAAACAATTCAAATGTATGCCCCGCTTTATTTAAGCAACGAATGCCAGAACATTTGTACCTATTGTGGTTTTAGTTTAGACAATAAAATCAAACGAAAAACACTTTCTGATACCGAAATTAAACTTGAAGTTGAAGCATTAAAAAACACTGGTTTTGATCATGTTTTATTGGTTACAGGCGAAGCAAATTATACTGTAAATATTAATTATTTCCTGAACGCGATTGCTTTAATACGAAAGCAGTTTTCGATTATTTCCGTTGAAGTTCAACCGTTATCGACGGAAGATTATGAACGTTTGCATGAAGCCGGAGTATATTCCGTTTTGGTATATCAAGAAACTTATCATCAGGAAGTCTATAAAAAATACCATACGAAGGGTAAAAAATCAAATTTCGATTATCGATTAGAAACTCCTGACCGAATTGGCACTGCAGGAATTCATAAAATTGGTTTAGGCGTTTTACTTGGTTTGGAAGATTGGCGAACAGATAGTTTTTTTAATGCTTTGCATCTGGATTATCTTCAGAAAAAATATTGGCAAACTAAATATTCCGTTTCATTTCCGAGATTGCGTCCTGCGGAAGGAATTATTGAGCCTAATTTTATTATGGATGATAAAGATTTAACTCAACTTATTTGTGCTTATCGTTTATGGAATGAAGATCTTGAAATCTCCATTTCGACTCGTGAAAATGAGAAATTCAGAAACAACATTATTCCAATTGGTGTTACAAGTATGAGCGCTGGATCTAAAACAAATCCGGGTGGTTATGTTGTTGATCCACAATCATTAGAACAATTTGAAATTAGCGATGAACGTTCTGCAAAAGAAATTGCTGAAATTATAAAAAACTCAGGTTACGAACCCGTTTGGAAAGACTGGGACAAAATATACAGTCATAAAGAGGAAAGTCTTAAAGTCTAA
- a CDS encoding thiamine phosphate synthase produces MIVITNPSAIANEISLIDSLFEEGLSLLHVRKPDFSEIEMVEFINQIKLEYRSKLVLHNHHQLAENFGINRIHFSQKERKHDPDFPARFLKPCRYNSTSTHSIEDFNSLENFDYAFLSPVFSSISKEDYHPKEDLFEALKSRTNKKTKVIALSGINSENIKKTLENGFDDVALLGTIWNHKNPIKQFKLCQKIVLSHSL; encoded by the coding sequence ATGATTGTAATTACAAATCCTTCTGCTATCGCAAATGAAATCAGCTTAATTGATTCTTTATTTGAAGAAGGATTGTCTTTACTTCATGTTCGGAAACCTGATTTTTCTGAGATTGAAATGGTGGAATTTATTAATCAGATAAAATTAGAATATCGATCTAAATTGGTGTTACACAATCATCATCAATTGGCAGAAAATTTTGGAATCAATAGAATTCATTTTTCCCAAAAAGAAAGAAAACACGATCCAGATTTTCCTGCAAGGTTTCTAAAACCTTGTAGGTATAATTCAACATCAACACATTCAATTGAAGATTTCAATTCATTGGAAAATTTTGATTACGCTTTTTTAAGTCCTGTTTTTTCAAGTATTTCCAAGGAAGATTATCATCCGAAAGAAGACCTTTTTGAAGCATTAAAATCAAGAACAAATAAAAAAACAAAAGTCATCGCTTTGAGCGGAATTAATTCTGAAAACATCAAAAAAACACTTGAAAACGGTTTTGACGATGTAGCGCTTTTAGGAACAATTTGGAATCATAAAAATCCAATAAAACAATTCAAATTATGTCAGAAAATCGTCCTTTCGCACTCACTATAG
- a CDS encoding PAS domain-containing sensor histidine kinase yields the protein MLFSERRNTTRWIIVSISFLIISLILWNTYTFFQIFKNEERLKMNLWANAQKTLVNADENTDLDLPLDILNNNTTVPVMLTMYDKVISSVNVPEEILADDNKSMSYLKNLKSENEPIIIDFAPGRRQEVYYGNSALLNKLKYYPIALLLIIFLFGALIYNFYRSTKMATQNKLWAGMAKETAHQIGTPLSSLIGWVEILKTEEIDQSITVEIEKDIERLQTITDRFSKIGSVPVLEEHDIIAETLHTYEYLQSRFSKQVAFSYNAPKDPILTMINPTLHSWTIENLVKNAIDAMKGKGTLDLQIEQDTHHVKINVKDSGTGISKNQFKTIFEPGFTTKKRGWGLGLSLTKRIVEEYHRGKIKVLHSEIGKGTTFQISLNKKSAVK from the coding sequence ATGCTTTTTTCCGAAAGAAGAAATACAACCCGTTGGATCATTGTTTCTATTTCCTTTTTAATCATCTCTTTGATTCTTTGGAATACTTATACCTTTTTCCAAATTTTCAAAAATGAGGAACGTCTTAAAATGAATCTTTGGGCAAATGCTCAAAAAACATTAGTTAATGCAGACGAAAATACAGACTTAGATCTTCCACTCGATATCTTGAACAACAACACTACTGTTCCGGTTATGTTAACGATGTATGATAAAGTTATTAGTTCTGTAAATGTTCCCGAAGAAATCCTGGCTGACGATAATAAATCAATGTCATATTTAAAAAATCTAAAAAGCGAAAACGAACCTATTATTATTGATTTTGCTCCCGGAAGACGTCAGGAAGTATATTATGGAAATTCGGCATTATTAAATAAACTCAAATACTATCCGATTGCTTTATTATTGATTATATTTTTGTTTGGTGCTTTGATTTATAACTTCTACCGAAGCACTAAAATGGCAACTCAAAATAAACTTTGGGCAGGAATGGCAAAGGAAACTGCACACCAAATCGGAACACCTTTATCTTCGTTAATTGGTTGGGTTGAAATTTTAAAAACAGAGGAAATTGACCAATCGATTACAGTAGAAATAGAAAAAGATATTGAACGATTGCAAACTATTACGGATCGTTTTTCTAAAATTGGATCTGTTCCCGTTTTAGAAGAACATGATATTATTGCAGAAACATTACATACTTATGAATATTTGCAATCTCGTTTTTCTAAGCAAGTTGCATTTTCCTATAACGCTCCCAAAGATCCTATTTTGACTATGATTAATCCAACTTTGCATAGTTGGACTATCGAAAACTTAGTAAAAAATGCAATCGATGCCATGAAAGGCAAAGGAACGTTAGACCTTCAGATTGAACAAGATACACATCATGTAAAAATAAACGTAAAAGATTCCGGAACGGGAATTTCTAAAAATCAATTCAAAACTATTTTCGAACCTGGTTTCACTACTAAAAAACGCGGTTGGGGATTGGGACTTTCACTTACCAAAAGGATTGTCGAAGAATATCATCGTGGAAAAATAAAGGTCTTACATTCTGAAATTGGAAAGGGAACTACATTTCAAATTTCTCTAAATAAAAAAAGTGCCGTAAAATAA
- a CDS encoding hydroxymethylpyrimidine/phosphomethylpyrimidine kinase, which produces MSENRPFALTIAGFDPTGGAGVLADIKTFEQHQVTGFAITTANTIQTENEFFDIEWTNINFVIRSIETLFHNYKISTVKIGIVPSLHYLNRILSTVKLVSPTTQIVWDPVLKSTTEFEFIKIEDRLDLNKILSKIDLITPNYNEIEILFPGFVSEKLWLQNEIPTNVLLKGGHNSAEIGTDRLFLKNEIIDLLPSEKKCFEKHGSGCVLSSAIAANLALNQTPKEACKNAKTYIEKYLSSTNHLIGYHYVQ; this is translated from the coding sequence ATGTCAGAAAATCGTCCTTTCGCACTCACTATAGCAGGTTTTGACCCAACTGGCGGCGCTGGTGTTTTGGCTGATATCAAGACATTTGAACAGCATCAGGTAACTGGTTTTGCGATTACAACTGCAAACACAATTCAGACTGAAAATGAGTTTTTTGACATTGAATGGACAAATATAAATTTTGTAATTCGTTCTATTGAAACCTTATTCCACAATTATAAAATCAGTACTGTAAAAATTGGAATCGTACCTTCTTTACATTATTTAAACCGAATTCTTTCGACAGTAAAATTAGTATCTCCAACTACTCAAATTGTTTGGGATCCGGTTTTAAAATCAACAACAGAATTTGAATTCATTAAAATTGAAGATCGTTTAGACTTGAACAAAATTCTATCCAAAATCGATTTGATAACGCCAAACTATAATGAAATAGAAATTTTATTCCCCGGTTTTGTTTCAGAAAAACTTTGGTTACAAAATGAAATACCAACTAATGTTTTGCTAAAAGGAGGACATAATTCAGCTGAAATTGGCACTGATCGTTTGTTCTTGAAAAATGAAATTATTGATTTATTACCCTCAGAAAAAAAATGCTTCGAAAAACATGGTTCCGGCTGTGTTTTATCATCAGCAATCGCCGCAAATCTGGCATTGAATCAAACTCCAAAAGAGGCTTGTAAAAATGCTAAAACCTACATAGAAAAATACCTGAGTTCAACTAACCATTTAATCGGATATCATTATGTACAATAA
- a CDS encoding DUF3127 domain-containing protein yields MEVTGKVKVVNPEQQVSAAFKKRELVVTTDEQYPQHILIEFTQDKCDLLSSYKQGEAVKVSINLRGREWVNPQGETRYFNSIQGWRIERLAPEGPAQTAPMPAAEAFAPATNLNEDEPDDLPF; encoded by the coding sequence ATGGAAGTTACAGGAAAAGTAAAAGTGGTTAACCCAGAGCAACAAGTTAGTGCTGCATTCAAAAAAAGAGAGTTGGTTGTTACCACAGATGAGCAGTATCCACAGCATATTTTGATCGAATTTACACAAGATAAATGCGATTTATTAAGTAGCTACAAACAAGGAGAGGCAGTAAAAGTTTCTATCAATTTAAGAGGAAGAGAATGGGTTAATCCACAAGGAGAAACCAGATATTTCAATAGTATTCAAGGTTGGAGAATCGAAAGATTAGCGCCAGAAGGTCCTGCACAAACGGCTCCAATGCCTGCAGCAGAAGCTTTTGCTCCGGCAACTAATTTAAACGAAGACGAACCGGACGATTTACCTTTCTAA
- a CDS encoding HIT family protein — protein sequence MSSIFTKIVNGEIPAYKITEDDNYLAFLDVNPNAKGHTLCIPKQEIDKIFEMDDELYLGLMKFSKKVAIALEKTVSCKRVGMAVVGLEVPHAHVHLIPLNEMDEMRFHNKVKLSKEEFEALAKSIQANL from the coding sequence ATGTCATCAATATTTACCAAAATAGTAAACGGAGAAATTCCTGCATATAAAATTACTGAAGACGATAATTATTTGGCTTTTTTAGATGTAAATCCAAATGCTAAAGGACATACACTTTGTATTCCGAAACAAGAAATCGATAAGATTTTTGAAATGGATGATGAATTGTATTTAGGGTTAATGAAATTTTCTAAGAAAGTTGCAATAGCTTTAGAGAAAACAGTTTCATGCAAAAGAGTAGGAATGGCAGTTGTTGGTTTAGAAGTGCCACATGCACACGTTCACTTGATTCCATTAAACGAAATGGATGAAATGCGTTTTCATAATAAAGTAAAACTTTCTAAAGAAGAATTTGAAGCTTTGGCTAAAAGTATTCAGGCGAATTTGTAA
- a CDS encoding HesA/MoeB/ThiF family protein: protein MSIIQEFLRYNRQTILPEIGDEGQEKLKKAKVLVIGAGGLGCPILQYIATAGIGFIGIMDFDTIEIHNLHRQILYTENEIGQSKSLVAKDVVSKLNPLIEVKAINEKLTTENASQIIQQYDIIVDGSDNFATRYLVNDTCVVLQKPLVYGSILKFEGQVTVFNHNGSKNLRDLFPEMPDPKELPNCNLNGVLGTLPGIIGTMMAHETLKLILELPTLKNELVLFSTLNWSFTKLNF, encoded by the coding sequence ATGAGCATTATACAAGAATTCCTGCGTTATAACAGACAAACTATATTACCTGAAATTGGTGACGAAGGACAAGAAAAATTAAAAAAAGCAAAGGTTTTAGTTATTGGCGCCGGAGGTTTAGGCTGTCCCATTTTGCAATATATTGCAACGGCTGGTATCGGTTTTATTGGCATAATGGATTTTGATACTATTGAAATTCATAATCTCCACAGACAAATTTTATATACCGAAAATGAAATTGGTCAAAGCAAATCACTTGTTGCAAAAGACGTTGTTTCAAAACTAAATCCTTTAATTGAAGTTAAAGCCATAAACGAGAAATTAACCACTGAAAATGCAAGTCAAATTATTCAACAATATGATATTATTGTTGATGGTTCTGATAATTTTGCGACACGTTATTTGGTTAATGATACTTGTGTTGTTTTACAAAAACCATTGGTTTACGGAAGTATTTTAAAATTTGAAGGTCAGGTTACAGTTTTTAATCACAATGGAAGCAAAAATTTACGTGATTTATTTCCTGAAATGCCAGATCCTAAAGAGCTTCCGAATTGTAATTTGAACGGAGTTTTAGGAACTTTACCCGGAATTATTGGCACAATGATGGCGCACGAAACCTTAAAACTAATTCTGGAATTACCTACTTTAAAAAACGAATTAGTCCTTTTTAGTACGCTAAATTGGAGTTTTACAAAACTGAATTTCTAG